Proteins from a genomic interval of Stenotrophomonas maltophilia:
- a CDS encoding replicative DNA helicase, with amino-acid sequence MSARPGFRSNRRERGDGFDRDRDESRIDQLRVPPHSVEAEQAVLGGLMLAPEAYDRVNDQLTEGDFYRRDHQMIYRAIRELSERERPFDAVTLGEWFESQGKLELVGDGAYLIELASTTPSAANIVAYAEIVRDKAVLRQLIQVGTDIVNDGFQPEGRDSSELLASAEKSVFAIAEQGARGRTDFVAMPGALKDAFEELRNRFENGGNITGLPTGYNDFDAMTAGLQPTDLIILAARPAMGKTTFALNIAEYAAIKSKKGVAVFSMEMSASQLAMRLISSNGRINAQRLRTGQLEDEDWSRVTSAIKMLKETKIFIDDTPGVSPEVLRSKCRRLKREHDLGLVVIDYLQLMSVPGNSENRATEISEISRSLKGLAKELHVPVIALSQLNRSLETRTDKRPVMADLRESGAIEQDADMIVFIYRDDYYNKENSPDKGLAEIIIGKHRGGPTGSCKLKFFGEYTRFDNLAHDSVGSFE; translated from the coding sequence ATGTCCGCTCGTCCCGGCTTCCGTTCCAACCGCAGAGAGCGCGGTGATGGCTTCGATCGCGATCGCGACGAATCGCGTATCGACCAGCTGCGCGTGCCGCCGCATTCGGTGGAAGCCGAGCAGGCGGTGCTGGGTGGCCTGATGCTGGCGCCGGAGGCCTATGACCGGGTCAACGACCAGCTGACCGAGGGCGATTTCTACCGCCGCGATCATCAGATGATCTACCGCGCGATCCGCGAGCTGTCCGAGCGTGAGCGGCCGTTCGACGCGGTGACCCTGGGCGAGTGGTTCGAATCGCAGGGCAAGCTGGAGCTGGTGGGCGATGGCGCCTACCTGATCGAGCTGGCGAGCACCACGCCGTCGGCGGCCAACATCGTGGCCTATGCCGAGATCGTGCGTGACAAGGCGGTGCTGCGGCAGCTGATCCAGGTCGGCACCGACATCGTCAACGATGGCTTCCAGCCGGAGGGCCGTGACAGCAGTGAACTGCTGGCTTCTGCGGAGAAGAGCGTGTTCGCCATCGCCGAACAGGGGGCACGCGGGCGTACCGACTTCGTGGCCATGCCTGGCGCGCTGAAGGATGCCTTCGAGGAGCTGCGCAACCGCTTCGAGAACGGCGGCAACATCACCGGCCTGCCGACCGGCTACAACGACTTCGATGCGATGACCGCCGGCCTGCAGCCGACCGACCTGATCATCCTCGCCGCGCGCCCGGCCATGGGCAAGACCACGTTCGCACTGAACATCGCCGAGTACGCAGCGATCAAGTCGAAGAAGGGCGTGGCGGTGTTCTCGATGGAAATGTCGGCGTCGCAGCTGGCGATGCGCCTGATTTCCTCCAACGGCCGCATCAACGCACAGCGCCTGCGTACCGGCCAGCTGGAAGACGAAGACTGGAGCCGCGTCACCAGCGCGATCAAGATGCTGAAGGAAACCAAGATCTTCATCGACGATACGCCGGGCGTGTCGCCGGAAGTGCTGCGTTCCAAGTGCCGCCGGCTCAAGCGCGAGCACGACCTGGGCCTGGTGGTGATCGACTACCTGCAGCTGATGAGCGTGCCGGGCAACAGCGAGAACCGCGCGACCGAAATTTCGGAAATCTCGCGTTCGCTGAAGGGCCTGGCCAAGGAACTGCACGTGCCGGTGATCGCGCTGTCGCAGCTCAACCGCTCGCTGGAAACACGTACCGACAAGCGCCCGGTGATGGCTGACCTTCGCGAATCAGGCGCAATCGAGCAGGATGCGGACATGATCGTCTTCATCTACCGCGACGATTACTACAACAAGGAAAATTCGCCGGACAAGGGCCTGGCCGAGATCATCATCGGCAAGCACCGTGGTGGCCCGACCGGTTCGTGCAAGCTGAAGTTCTTCGGCGAATACACCCGCTTCGACAATCTGGCCCACGACTCGGTCGGCTCATTCGAATAG
- a CDS encoding NADPH-dependent FMN reductase — MSVPTIAVFVGSLRKDSCNRKLAHALEKIAGDRARFQYVQIGDLPLYDQDFDGQYPPQGTRLKDQVRAADAVLFVTPEYNRSVPGVLKNAIDIGSRPYGDSAFAGKPAAVIGASIGQIGTAVAQQHLRISLAFLDMHVLGQPEAFIHFKDGLIDADGMIHNEGTQKFLQGYVDRFLALIAVHVKGD; from the coding sequence ATGTCCGTCCCCACCATCGCCGTGTTCGTTGGCAGCCTGCGCAAGGATTCCTGCAACCGCAAGCTGGCCCATGCGCTGGAGAAGATCGCCGGCGACCGCGCGCGCTTCCAGTACGTGCAGATCGGTGATCTCCCGCTGTACGACCAGGATTTCGATGGACAGTACCCGCCGCAGGGCACCCGGCTGAAGGATCAGGTGCGTGCCGCCGACGCGGTGCTGTTCGTGACCCCCGAATACAACCGGTCAGTGCCGGGCGTGCTGAAGAACGCCATCGACATCGGCTCGCGCCCCTACGGTGACAGCGCGTTTGCCGGCAAGCCGGCGGCGGTGATCGGCGCTTCCATCGGCCAGATCGGTACTGCCGTGGCCCAGCAGCACCTGCGTATCAGCCTGGCCTTCCTGGACATGCACGTGCTCGGCCAGCCCGAAGCGTTCATCCACTTCAAGGACGGCCTGATCGATGCCGACGGCATGATCCACAACGAGGGCACGCAGAAATTCCTGCAGGGCTACGTGGACCGGTTCCTGGCACTGATCGCGGTGCACGTGAAGGGCGATTGA
- the asnB gene encoding asparagine synthase (glutamine-hydrolyzing) produces the protein MCGLAGMLLPAPVASAEVLQAQVLAMGEALHHRGPDDGGSWVDAGAGIALAHRRLSILDLSPLGHQPMASSDGRYVMAYNGEVYNFAALRAELEPLGHAFRGHSDTEVLLAAILQWGIEDTLQRANGMFAIALWDRQQQCLWLARDRVGKKPLYYGWAGDTLVFGSELKALWQHPAFDNDIDRDALTLLLRLDYIPAPHSIHQRCYKLMPGRVLRLDAEAVAAGAAAHRPEQAQRPYWDARARMQAALAAPFQGRIEEAEEQLDGLLRDAVALRMVADVPVGVFLSGGTDSSLVAALMQAQSGQPVHSFSIGFTGSGHDEAPLARELATHLGCDHTELYVSGADALAVVPQLPAMFDEPFADASQVPTALVARLARQGVTVALSGDGGDELFFGYTRYVRALRNWQMLGRVPGPLRRWMGARSQQQGEASRTGGLAALLAESGARGIGDVYRNRISRWRDPATAVPGAQAAGSFYDLADPLHGAGTPADAMMLADYVTYLPDDLLCKVDRTSMAVSLEARAPLLDWRVAEFAWSLPLGFKRSETTSKVLLKRVLGRYVPQSMVHRPKRGFGAPVSDWLKGDLRPWAEDLLQPARLEREGVLSAAAVQPLWQQFLGGQRKWHTHLWNVLMFQAWQAHWRQVRTGVTGG, from the coding sequence ATGTGTGGATTGGCGGGAATGTTGTTGCCGGCGCCTGTGGCGTCGGCCGAGGTGCTGCAGGCGCAGGTCCTGGCCATGGGCGAGGCGCTGCACCACCGCGGGCCGGATGATGGCGGCAGCTGGGTCGATGCCGGGGCAGGCATCGCGCTGGCGCACCGTCGGCTGAGCATTCTCGACCTGTCGCCGCTGGGCCACCAGCCGATGGCCTCGTCCGATGGTCGCTACGTGATGGCCTACAACGGCGAGGTCTACAACTTCGCTGCCCTGCGTGCCGAACTGGAGCCGCTGGGGCACGCCTTCCGCGGCCATTCCGATACCGAGGTGCTGCTGGCAGCGATCCTGCAGTGGGGTATCGAGGACACCCTGCAGCGTGCCAACGGCATGTTCGCCATCGCGCTGTGGGACCGCCAGCAGCAGTGCCTGTGGCTGGCCCGCGACCGCGTCGGCAAGAAGCCGCTGTACTACGGCTGGGCCGGTGACACCCTGGTGTTCGGCTCTGAACTGAAAGCGCTGTGGCAGCACCCGGCGTTCGACAACGACATCGACCGGGATGCACTGACCCTGCTGCTGCGGCTGGACTACATTCCTGCACCGCACAGCATCCACCAGCGCTGCTACAAGTTGATGCCCGGGCGCGTGCTGCGCCTGGACGCCGAAGCCGTAGCGGCGGGTGCGGCCGCGCACCGCCCGGAGCAGGCACAGCGCCCCTACTGGGATGCGCGTGCGCGCATGCAGGCCGCGCTGGCGGCCCCGTTCCAGGGTCGCATCGAGGAAGCCGAGGAGCAGCTGGATGGGCTGCTGCGCGATGCGGTCGCGCTGCGCATGGTGGCCGACGTGCCGGTAGGCGTGTTCCTGTCCGGCGGTACCGATTCGTCGCTGGTGGCAGCGCTGATGCAGGCGCAGAGCGGGCAGCCGGTGCACAGCTTCAGCATCGGCTTCACCGGTTCGGGCCACGACGAGGCACCGCTGGCAAGGGAACTGGCCACGCATCTGGGTTGCGACCACACCGAGCTCTATGTCAGCGGCGCGGATGCACTGGCAGTCGTGCCTCAGCTGCCGGCAATGTTCGACGAGCCTTTCGCCGACGCTTCGCAGGTGCCGACCGCGCTGGTCGCGCGCCTGGCGCGGCAGGGCGTGACTGTGGCGTTGTCTGGTGACGGCGGTGATGAGCTGTTCTTCGGCTATACCCGCTACGTGCGCGCGCTGCGCAACTGGCAGATGCTGGGCCGCGTGCCAGGCCCGCTCCGGCGCTGGATGGGCGCGCGCTCGCAGCAGCAGGGCGAGGCCTCGCGGACCGGCGGCCTGGCCGCGCTGCTGGCCGAGTCCGGCGCGCGTGGCATCGGCGACGTGTACCGCAACCGCATCTCGCGCTGGCGCGATCCGGCGACGGCGGTGCCGGGCGCGCAGGCTGCCGGCAGCTTCTACGACCTGGCCGATCCGTTGCACGGTGCCGGCACACCGGCCGACGCGATGATGCTGGCCGATTACGTGACCTACCTGCCGGATGACCTGCTGTGCAAGGTCGACCGCACCTCGATGGCGGTCAGCCTGGAGGCACGCGCGCCGCTGCTGGACTGGCGCGTGGCCGAGTTCGCCTGGTCGCTGCCGCTGGGCTTCAAGCGCAGCGAAACCACCAGCAAGGTGCTGCTGAAGCGCGTGCTTGGCCGCTACGTGCCGCAGTCGATGGTGCACCGGCCCAAGCGCGGATTCGGTGCGCCGGTCAGCGATTGGCTGAAGGGCGACCTGCGGCCATGGGCCGAAGACCTGCTGCAGCCGGCACGCCTGGAGCGCGAGGGCGTGCTGTCGGCGGCGGCGGTGCAGCCGCTGTGGCAGCAGTTCCTGGGCGGCCAGCGCAAGTGGCATACCCACCTGTGGAACGTGCTGATGTTCCAGGCCTGGCAGGCGCATTGGCGGCAGGTACGGACCGGCGTGACCGGCGGCTGA
- a CDS encoding transketolase C-terminal domain-containing protein produces MFAVVPDPIPARMRVLNRAEVCDANFLDAVRGWRGTPRPRPAPDAPILPGSTLTAAAFGELFDSQLASRQLDLMARVLRVQNKVFYTIGSSGHEGNALLARACRHTDPAFLHYRSGAFMAERSRQVPGIDPLRDAALSFAASADDPASGGRHKVWGSKPLWVLPQTSTIASHLPKALGTALAIESGKRLGQSLPIPTDSIVLCSFGDASANHATAQTAFNTAMWSAYQKLPAPVLFVCEDNGLGISVKTPEGWIAERFSCQPGLDYFFADGLDLATGHAQVQAAVEHCRRTRRPTFLHLRTTRLMGHAGTDFEVEWRALPDLCAAEAQDPLLRSAQIALESGWMDAAAIEVAYESMRARCMAAAADAEGRPTLQSLQEVMAPLAPYTPAAVLAEARREVPAETREALYGGAETLPERQAPRHLAIQINHGLQELLAKYPQSLLFGEDVAQKGGVYTVTKDLLRRFGPRRVFNTLLDETMILGMAQGLANMGMLPIPEIQYLAYLHNAIDQLRGEACSLQFFSNDQYRNPMLVRVAGLGYQKGFGGHFHNDNSITALRDIPGLVVGCPSRGDDAVLMLRTLAALARVDGRVAVFLEPIALYMSKDLHEPGDGQWLFDYPAQGQALVPGEGRVYVPEAGDLVVYTYGNGVPMALRAARAIEQQLGWQVRVVDLRWLVPLDAGFIASQAASARRVLVLDEGRHSGGVGEGVVTALVEAGFGHLPLRRVCGADTYTPLAGAAMFGLPSDNAVIGAALELAQEP; encoded by the coding sequence ATGTTCGCTGTGGTTCCAGATCCGATTCCCGCACGCATGCGCGTGCTCAACCGCGCCGAAGTGTGCGACGCCAACTTCCTCGATGCGGTGCGTGGCTGGCGCGGCACCCCGCGTCCGCGCCCGGCACCGGATGCGCCGATCCTGCCGGGCAGCACGCTCACCGCGGCTGCCTTTGGCGAACTGTTCGACTCGCAGCTGGCCAGCCGCCAGCTGGACCTGATGGCACGGGTGCTGCGCGTGCAGAACAAGGTCTTCTACACCATCGGTTCCTCCGGCCACGAAGGCAATGCGCTGCTGGCGCGGGCCTGCCGGCATACCGATCCAGCCTTCCTGCATTATCGCTCCGGTGCCTTCATGGCCGAGCGTTCGCGCCAGGTGCCGGGTATCGATCCGCTGCGCGATGCGGCACTGTCCTTTGCCGCCAGCGCGGATGATCCGGCCAGCGGTGGCCGCCACAAAGTGTGGGGCAGCAAGCCATTGTGGGTGCTGCCGCAGACCTCGACGATTGCTTCGCACCTGCCGAAGGCGCTGGGCACCGCGCTGGCCATCGAGAGTGGCAAGCGGCTGGGGCAGTCGTTGCCGATTCCCACCGACAGCATCGTGCTGTGCTCGTTCGGTGATGCCTCGGCCAACCATGCCACCGCGCAGACCGCGTTCAATACCGCGATGTGGTCGGCCTACCAGAAGCTGCCGGCGCCGGTCCTGTTCGTCTGCGAGGACAACGGGCTGGGCATTTCGGTGAAGACGCCGGAAGGCTGGATTGCCGAGCGCTTCAGCTGCCAGCCAGGGCTCGACTATTTCTTCGCCGATGGGCTGGACCTGGCCACCGGGCACGCCCAGGTGCAGGCCGCGGTGGAGCACTGCCGGCGCACGCGGCGGCCGACCTTCCTGCATCTGCGCACCACGCGCCTGATGGGCCATGCCGGCACCGACTTTGAAGTGGAATGGCGCGCGCTGCCGGACCTGTGTGCAGCCGAAGCCCAGGACCCGCTGCTGCGTTCGGCGCAGATCGCGCTGGAATCAGGCTGGATGGATGCGGCCGCCATCGAGGTGGCCTACGAGAGCATGCGCGCGCGCTGCATGGCGGCGGCCGCCGATGCCGAAGGCCGCCCGACGCTGCAGTCGCTGCAGGAAGTGATGGCGCCGCTGGCGCCGTACACGCCAGCGGCGGTGCTGGCCGAAGCGCGGCGCGAGGTGCCCGCCGAGACGCGCGAAGCGCTGTATGGCGGTGCGGAGACCCTGCCCGAGCGGCAGGCACCACGGCACCTGGCCATCCAGATCAACCACGGCCTGCAGGAGCTGCTGGCGAAGTATCCGCAGAGCCTGTTGTTCGGCGAGGACGTGGCGCAGAAGGGCGGTGTCTACACCGTCACCAAGGATCTGCTGCGCCGCTTCGGGCCGCGCCGAGTGTTCAACACCCTGCTGGACGAGACCATGATCCTGGGCATGGCACAGGGCCTGGCCAACATGGGCATGCTGCCGATTCCGGAAATCCAGTACCTGGCCTACCTGCACAACGCCATCGACCAGCTGCGTGGCGAGGCCTGTTCGCTGCAGTTCTTTTCCAACGACCAGTACCGCAACCCGATGCTGGTGCGGGTCGCCGGGCTGGGGTACCAGAAGGGCTTCGGTGGCCATTTCCACAACGACAACTCGATCACCGCGCTGCGTGACATCCCCGGGCTTGTGGTCGGCTGCCCATCGCGCGGCGACGATGCGGTGTTGATGCTGCGCACGCTGGCGGCGCTGGCGCGGGTGGATGGGCGCGTGGCCGTGTTCCTGGAGCCGATCGCGCTGTACATGAGCAAGGACCTGCACGAACCCGGCGATGGCCAATGGCTGTTCGACTACCCGGCCCAGGGCCAGGCGCTGGTACCCGGGGAGGGCCGGGTCTATGTGCCGGAGGCGGGCGACCTGGTGGTCTACACCTATGGCAACGGCGTGCCGATGGCGCTGCGCGCGGCGCGGGCGATCGAGCAGCAGCTGGGCTGGCAGGTGCGGGTGGTCGACCTGCGCTGGTTGGTGCCACTGGATGCCGGCTTCATTGCCAGCCAGGCCGCCAGTGCACGGCGGGTGCTGGTGCTGGACGAGGGCCGCCACAGTGGCGGGGTGGGCGAGGGCGTGGTCACCGCACTGGTCGAGGCGGGTTTCGGCCACCTGCCGTTGCGCCGGGTCTGCGGTGCCGATACCTATACCCCGCTGGCGGGGGCAGCAATGTTCGGGCTTCCAAGCGACAATGCGGTGATTGGCGCCGCCCTTGAACTGGCGCAGGAACCCTGA
- a CDS encoding glutathione S-transferase family protein, producing the protein MVEERVPLTVHGMSVSGNCHKVRLLLEQLGSRYRWVEVDSAHGQTHSPEFLALNPNAKVPLIVRDDGRVLTESNAILFWLAEGTPYLPTDGWERAQALSWMFFEQYTHEPCVAVARFIRGWTASDSPRRAELPRLHERAATALAVMEQHLRQAQWFTGSGYGIADIALFAYTDVAGEGGISLEPFPEVRAWLQRVREQPRFLPMPAVTAEVRSRFEAV; encoded by the coding sequence ATGGTGGAAGAGCGCGTCCCGCTGACGGTGCATGGCATGTCGGTCTCGGGCAATTGCCACAAGGTCCGCCTGCTGCTGGAGCAGCTCGGCAGCCGTTATCGCTGGGTGGAGGTGGACAGTGCCCACGGCCAGACCCATAGCCCCGAATTCCTGGCGCTCAACCCGAATGCCAAGGTGCCGTTGATCGTCCGCGACGATGGCCGCGTGCTGACCGAATCCAACGCGATCCTGTTCTGGCTGGCCGAAGGCACGCCGTACCTGCCCACCGATGGCTGGGAGCGCGCGCAGGCGTTGAGCTGGATGTTCTTCGAGCAGTACACGCACGAGCCGTGCGTGGCAGTGGCGCGCTTCATCCGCGGCTGGACCGCGTCCGATTCGCCGCGCCGCGCCGAACTGCCACGGCTGCACGAGCGCGCCGCCACCGCGCTGGCAGTGATGGAGCAGCACCTGCGCCAGGCGCAATGGTTCACCGGCAGCGGATACGGCATCGCCGATATCGCCCTGTTTGCCTATACCGATGTGGCGGGCGAGGGCGGCATCAGCCTGGAGCCGTTCCCGGAAGTCCGCGCCTGGCTGCAGCGCGTGCGTGAGCAGCCGCGCTTCCTGCCGATGCCGGCAGTGACCGCCGAAGTGCGCTCGCGATTCGAGGCCGTGTGA
- a CDS encoding GNAT family N-acetyltransferase: MSIFDLRIETERLILRPLLREDYEPYLAFCADEETMRTLGGVQPPSVAWRGFCSLAGAWQLFGFSMFSVIEKSSGDWIGRMGPWQPQDWPGTEVGWGIRHASWGRGYAPEAAVAAIDWAFDTLGWDEVIHTIAENNHNSRAVARKLGSTMLRMGELPPPYNDKPMQIWGQSRAQWRQRTR; the protein is encoded by the coding sequence ATGAGCATCTTCGACCTGCGCATTGAAACCGAGCGCCTGATCCTGCGCCCGCTGCTGCGCGAGGACTACGAACCCTATCTGGCGTTCTGCGCCGACGAGGAAACGATGCGCACCCTCGGTGGCGTGCAGCCGCCTTCGGTGGCCTGGCGTGGCTTCTGCAGCCTGGCTGGCGCCTGGCAGCTGTTCGGCTTCTCGATGTTCAGCGTGATAGAGAAATCCAGCGGTGACTGGATCGGGCGCATGGGTCCCTGGCAACCGCAGGACTGGCCCGGTACCGAGGTCGGCTGGGGCATCCGCCATGCCAGCTGGGGCAGGGGCTATGCGCCGGAAGCCGCGGTCGCCGCGATCGACTGGGCGTTCGACACGCTCGGGTGGGATGAGGTGATCCACACCATTGCCGAGAACAACCACAACTCGCGGGCGGTCGCGCGCAAGCTCGGCAGCACGATGCTGCGCATGGGCGAACTGCCGCCACCGTACAACGACAAGCCGATGCAGATCTGGGGCCAGTCGCGCGCGCAGTGGCGGCAGCGCACACGCTGA
- a CDS encoding glycine zipper 2TM domain-containing protein: MKSTTTTVLVAAGALLVGGIATAAFMKSGGTSPDSISAGTPNGESRLVDGNATDDGARGDTLDPSAPRGLEYADVLKVDPITEKQKAYATVIGTDAVRETSTTQTPHEVCQDVTVQERLPERDGNVGGTVVGAVVGGLLGNQVGGGNGKKAATAAGAVAGGFIGNQIDKRHVGGRVVNRTERQCHTETATSESSRVTGYNVTYRNEDGTTGTMRMASKPGNRIAMGTNDVVKGYNVTYRYDGAEKTVRMDNKPASDRLPVVDGQLVTQTAAAGATAATTRQ; the protein is encoded by the coding sequence ATGAAAAGCACAACTACAACTGTCCTGGTCGCAGCGGGCGCGCTGCTGGTCGGTGGTATCGCCACCGCCGCCTTCATGAAGAGTGGCGGCACATCGCCCGATTCCATCAGCGCCGGAACCCCCAACGGTGAATCGCGCCTGGTCGATGGCAACGCCACTGACGATGGCGCGCGTGGTGACACGCTCGACCCGTCGGCACCGCGTGGGCTGGAATATGCCGATGTGCTGAAGGTCGACCCGATCACCGAGAAGCAGAAGGCCTACGCCACCGTGATCGGCACCGATGCGGTGCGCGAGACCTCCACCACCCAGACCCCGCATGAAGTCTGCCAGGACGTGACGGTGCAGGAGCGCCTGCCGGAACGTGACGGCAACGTGGGCGGCACCGTGGTCGGTGCTGTGGTGGGTGGCCTGCTGGGCAACCAGGTCGGCGGCGGCAATGGCAAGAAGGCAGCTACTGCGGCTGGCGCGGTGGCCGGTGGCTTCATCGGCAACCAGATCGACAAGCGCCATGTGGGGGGCCGCGTGGTCAACCGCACCGAGCGCCAGTGCCACACCGAGACCGCGACCTCCGAGTCGAGCCGCGTCACCGGCTACAACGTGACCTATCGGAACGAAGACGGCACCACCGGTACCATGCGCATGGCCAGCAAGCCGGGCAACCGCATTGCCATGGGTACCAACGACGTGGTGAAGGGCTACAACGTGACCTACCGCTACGATGGCGCCGAGAAGACCGTGCGCATGGACAACAAGCCGGCCAGCGATCGCCTGCCGGTGGTCGATGGCCAGCTGGTCACGCAGACCGCTGCCGCCGGTGCAACTGCGGCCACCACGCGCCAGTAA
- a CDS encoding DUF6116 family protein yields the protein MANPMLLPVLQWARRLRYPTLFKLTAGLFVLTLFIPDPIPFVDELVLGFGTLLLANWKSRNTVPAPPPLEQR from the coding sequence ATGGCAAACCCGATGCTGCTGCCGGTACTGCAATGGGCGCGCCGGCTGCGCTACCCCACCCTGTTCAAGCTCACCGCAGGCCTGTTCGTGCTGACCCTGTTCATTCCCGACCCGATCCCGTTCGTCGATGAACTGGTGCTCGGCTTCGGCACCCTGCTGCTGGCCAACTGGAAAAGCCGCAATACGGTCCCGGCCCCGCCGCCGCTGGAACAGCGTTGA
- a CDS encoding TatD family hydrolase has protein sequence MSALVDSHCHLDASEFDADRTAVIERAGAAGVHAQVVPAVTAASWPKLREVCRLAPGLYPAYGLHPMFLAEHRPGHLPLLREWIERERPCAIGECGLDFFVEGLDAEAQQAYFIGQLELAREFELPVIVHARRAVDAVIAAIRRIGGLRGVVHSFSGSPEQAAQLHRQGFLLGLGGPLTYERAQRLQRLVRGMPLEQLLLETDAPDQPDAGIRGQRNEPARLATIARHVAALRGMDVEAVAYATTQNARRLFALPAN, from the coding sequence TTGAGCGCGCTGGTCGACAGCCACTGCCATCTGGATGCCAGTGAATTCGATGCTGATCGCACGGCGGTGATCGAGCGCGCAGGCGCCGCGGGCGTGCACGCGCAGGTGGTACCGGCCGTCACCGCCGCCAGCTGGCCGAAGCTGCGCGAGGTCTGCCGGCTGGCACCGGGGCTGTACCCGGCGTACGGCCTGCATCCGATGTTCCTGGCCGAGCACCGGCCCGGCCATCTGCCGCTGCTGCGCGAGTGGATCGAGCGCGAACGACCGTGTGCGATCGGCGAATGCGGGCTGGATTTTTTCGTCGAGGGATTGGATGCAGAGGCACAACAGGCGTACTTCATCGGCCAGCTGGAACTGGCGCGCGAGTTCGAGCTGCCGGTGATCGTGCATGCGCGGCGCGCGGTGGATGCGGTCATTGCCGCGATCCGTCGCATCGGCGGCCTGCGCGGCGTGGTGCACAGCTTTTCCGGCAGCCCGGAACAGGCCGCGCAACTGCATCGGCAAGGCTTCCTGCTCGGTCTCGGTGGCCCGCTGACCTACGAACGCGCGCAACGGCTGCAGCGCCTGGTACGCGGGATGCCGCTGGAACAACTGCTGCTGGAAACCGATGCACCGGATCAGCCTGATGCCGGCATCCGCGGCCAGCGCAACGAACCGGCGCGGCTGGCGACCATTGCCCGCCACGTGGCCGCACTGCGCGGAATGGACGTTGAAGCCGTGGCATATGCCACGACGCAGAACGCGCGACGGCTGTTCGCTTTGCCGGCGAACTGA
- a CDS encoding tRNA threonylcarbamoyladenosine dehydratase yields the protein MNEQVKQRFAGVERLYGVGALERLQGSRVAVVGMGGVGSWVVEALARSAVGHLTLIDADDICVSNTNRQLPAMEGNYGRNKAEAMAERCRAINPDIEVDAVQAFLTVSNMAELLDRGFDLVIDACDSFRVKVETIAWCRRRKLPLLTVGAAGGRTDPTLVRIRDVSRTEHDAMLALIRKKLRSEFNFPKNAKRYFGVPAVYSLENVKYPQADGSVCGIRPNLGADAALKLDCGAGLGAATHITGAFAFAAVGKALEMLLEPKKVKAEVVEDHADA from the coding sequence ATGAACGAACAGGTCAAACAACGCTTCGCCGGCGTCGAACGGCTGTATGGCGTGGGTGCGCTCGAGCGCCTGCAGGGCAGCCGCGTGGCGGTGGTGGGCATGGGGGGCGTCGGCTCGTGGGTGGTGGAGGCGCTGGCCCGCTCGGCGGTCGGCCACCTGACCCTGATCGATGCCGATGACATCTGCGTGTCCAACACAAACCGGCAGCTGCCGGCGATGGAAGGCAACTACGGCCGCAACAAGGCCGAGGCGATGGCCGAGCGCTGCCGCGCGATCAACCCGGACATCGAGGTCGATGCCGTGCAGGCGTTCCTGACGGTGTCGAACATGGCCGAACTGCTGGACCGTGGGTTCGATCTGGTGATTGATGCCTGCGACAGCTTCCGGGTCAAGGTCGAGACGATTGCCTGGTGCCGTCGCCGCAAGCTGCCGCTGCTGACCGTCGGTGCCGCCGGTGGCCGTACTGATCCGACCCTGGTGCGCATCCGCGACGTCTCGCGCACCGAGCACGATGCCATGCTGGCGCTGATCCGCAAGAAGCTGCGCAGCGAGTTCAATTTCCCGAAGAACGCCAAGCGCTACTTCGGCGTGCCGGCGGTGTACTCGCTGGAAAACGTGAAGTATCCGCAGGCCGATGGCAGCGTATGCGGCATCCGCCCGAACCTCGGTGCCGATGCAGCGTTGAAGCTGGACTGCGGCGCCGGCCTGGGTGCGGCGACCCATATCACCGGCGCCTTCGCTTTCGCGGCGGTGGGCAAGGCGTTGGAAATGCTGCTGGAGCCGAAGAAGGTGAAGGCCGAAGTGGTTGAGGATCACGCCGACGCGTGA
- a CDS encoding cytochrome c produces MNASPPRRPSTAYRYLFVLGLGLLIGLIATVMVGRALQARRDPFPDSLMQVMQRQSQLLQQAQQQNRCSLADSVPRLQAMRLLSNDLDLAFPGLKDSAQFQQHASQLRGNLNAALAAPPSDCTALAQVVETVQADCRACHQDFR; encoded by the coding sequence ATGAACGCCAGCCCGCCCCGCCGCCCGTCCACCGCCTACCGCTATCTGTTCGTGCTCGGCCTGGGCCTGTTGATCGGCCTGATCGCCACGGTGATGGTGGGCCGTGCCCTGCAGGCGCGCCGCGACCCGTTCCCGGACAGCCTGATGCAGGTGATGCAACGGCAATCGCAGCTGCTGCAGCAGGCCCAGCAGCAGAACCGCTGCAGCCTGGCCGACAGCGTGCCGCGGTTGCAGGCGATGCGCCTGCTGTCCAACGACCTGGACCTGGCTTTCCCCGGGCTGAAGGACAGCGCGCAGTTCCAGCAGCATGCCAGCCAGCTGCGCGGCAACCTCAACGCCGCTCTGGCCGCACCGCCCAGCGACTGCACGGCCCTGGCCCAGGTGGTGGAAACGGTGCAGGCCGACTGCCGCGCCTGCCACCAGGACTTCCGCTGA